A region of the Mesoterricola sediminis genome:
GGAGGTGGTCACCTGGGTGTAGTAGGGGGACGTGGCGCCCTTGACGGCGTGGAGGTCGAAGGAGGTCAGGCCCGCCACGAGGGGGGCGGCGCCGCCGTCCAGGGTGACCGTCATCTGGTTCTTGGAGTCGATGTAGGTCTGGACCCCCACCAGCTGGGCCAGCTGATCGGCCAGGGCCTGCCGCTGGTCCATGGCGTCGTTGTCGTTCAGGGAGTTGGTCTCTCCGGCCAGCTTCTGGTTCAGCGCGGCGATCTGCTTGGTGAGGGTGTTCACCTGGTTCACGAGGGTGGGCACTTGGGCGTCCGCGTTCTGCTGGGCGGCCTGGAGGGCCTGGTACTTCACCTGCATGGTCTCGATGAGGCTCTTGGCGGCGCCCACCAGGTTGGTGCGCACCGAGGTGTCCTCGGGCTGGGCGGACAGCTTCTGGAGGGCCGTGAAGAACTGGTTGAGCTGGTAGGAGATGCCCGAGGTCCCGTCGTCCGTGAAGATGGACGCGGCCGTCTCGAGGGCCTGGTTCCGGGTCTGGGCCCCGGCCTGGCGGGAGGTGCTGTTCGTGATCTGGAGGTTGAGGAGCTGGTCCCGCACCGCCTGGACGTTGGCGAGGGAGGAGCCCATGCCGAAGAACAGGTTGCCCTCGTTGACGGAGCCGTTGCTGCTCACCACCGCGGTCTGGCGCGAGTAGCCCGTGGTGTTCACGTTGGCGATGTTGTGGCCGATGATGTCCAGCGCGGCCTGCGCCGACGTCAGGCCGGAAAGGCCGATGTTGAGTCCTGCGGTGAGTCCGGGCACGGCGTCCTCCTACACGTGCTGCTGGATGCGGACGGAGAGGGTCGCGGGGAGGGGCACGCCGCCGCGCGGCGCGTAGGTCCCGCCGTCCCCCAGCTTCATGAGCGTCGCCCGCAGGGGCGCCTCCAGCGAAGACACGAGGTTCTGGAGGTTCTGCACCCGCCGCCGGAGGGCCTGGGCCCCCTCGAGGTCCGCGGGCCAGCCGATGAGCTCCTGCCACCGCACCGTCGCCAGGAGCGGGAGCGGATCCTCGCCTGCGATGAGCTTGGCTTCAAGGTCATGGAGCAGGGCGGGCAGGGCGTGCAGCATGAAAGGCCTCCGGGCCTCCTCACCGCAAACCACGTGCCAGGGCCGTCAGACCAGGAGATCCAGGCCGCCTTCGGCAGGAATTGCCCGTTCAGGCGCCAGGTCCTCCCCCGAAGCCGCTTCGGGGGCCTCCCCTTGCTCCGGGGCGTCCTCCCGCCCCTGGCGGCCCTTGCGCTCCTCGGTGCGCAGGGCGTCGGCCCGGGGTATCTCGGGCACGTTGTTCTGCTCCTGCGCGGTGCGGTCGTCCAGGATCCGCTTATGGGCCGCTTCCCTTGCCAGCAGGTCGTTGAACCCCTGGGCTTCCCTCAGGGCCTCCAGGTTCGCCGTCTGGAAGGACTGGCGCAGGGTGATGGGGTTCATGGCGCGCCCTCAGGACCCCAGCGGGAGGGGGGTGTATTCCTTGAGGAGCCCGTCCGCCACGGCGTCGGGGTCCGGATGGTAGTCCTCGGCGTCCAGACTCGCCCGGAGCGCCTCCACCCGGTCCAGCCGCACGTCGGGAATCCCGGTGATGCGGGCCCGGGCCACGGCCACGAAGTGGGCGCCGCTGGAGACGCTGAGGGCGTCCGAGACGGGACCCGCCGGAGCGGTGGAAGCCGGCTGAGAGGGAGCCGAACTGCCAGCGCTCACCTTCGCGCCCGACCCCGTTCCCCCCGACTTGATTGAAACCCTCATTTCCACACCTCGACACTCATGGTATCGGCAGGTGGGGATTTACCATTAACTCGTGTGGCCGGAGTCCTGGGTGGTGCCCTGGGCGGCCCTGATGGAGGCCTCCAGGCGGTCCTTGAGGCCCCAGGAGGCCCCCCCCTCCATGGCGTGGTTGATCACGGCCTGGTCCAAGAGGAACTCATAGGTGCTCCGGGCCCCGGCGCTTTCCCCGAACAGGCCGGAGGTGTGGACGGTCTTGCGCAATTCCTTGAAAAGATTGGCCATCAGCAGCCCCTCGAACTGCTTGGCGGCCTCGGCGGGGTCCTTGCTCGTCGGCTCGGTTGCCGTGGCCACCCGGTCCAGGGGGGAGCCCTGGGCGGAGGCGAGGAGGGGGACGGAGCTCACAGGACCCTCAGCTCGGCGTTGAGGGCGCCCGCGTCCTTCATGGCCTGGAGGATGGCCACCAGGTCGCGGGGGGTGACGCCCACGTTGTTGAGCATCTCGGCGAGGCGCCCGACGGTGGTGCCCGGCTCGAGGGTGAAGGACTTGGTCTTCTCCTCCTCGGCCTTCACGTCGCCGGTGGCCGTGGTCACCGTCTTGCCCTTGGAGAGCGGCGCGGGCTGGCTCACCTTCTGGACCGTGGAGACGGAGATGGAGAGGCCGGCCTGCACGATGCTCACGGCCCCGATCCGCACGTCCGAGCCCATGATGACCGTTCCGGTCTTCTCGTTCACGACGACCCGGGCCTTGGTCTGGAGGGCGATGGGCAGGTTCTCCAGGCGCGCGACGAGCTCCACGGTCCGCCCCTGGAATTCGGGGGGAATGGGGACTTCCACGGTCCGGGCGTCCAGGGCCCGGGCGGAGGCCGCCGGCAGCTCCTGGTTGATGGCCTTGACCACGCGCACGGCGGTGGTGAAGTCCTCCTCCTGGAGGCTGTAGCGGAGGACCTTGCGGTCGTTGAAGTTGCCGCCCACCTCCCGCTCCACCAGGCCGCCTTCGGGGATCCGGCCGGCGGTGGGGTGATTCTTGGTGTTGGAGGCTCCGGCGGTGGCGACGGAGAAGCCGCCCACCAGGACGGGGCCCTGCCCGACCACGTAGACCTGGCCGTCGGGGCCCTGGAGGGGGGTCATGAGGAGGGTGCCGCCGGCCAGGGACTGGGCGTCCCCGTTGGAGCTGACGGTGACGTCGACCCGCTGTCCGGGCCGCGCGAAGGCGGGGAGCTCGGCGGTGACCATCACGGAGGCCACGTTCTTCACGTTCAGGCCCGTGGTCGCGATGCTGATGCCCTGGCGGGCCATGAGGTTGGCCAGCGTCTGGATGGTGAACTTGGACTGGTTGGTGTCGCCGGTGCCCTTGAGGCCGACCACGAGACCGTAGCCGAGGAGCATGTTGCCGCGCACGCCCTGGAGGTTCGCGACCTCCCGGAGGGGCAGCTCGTACCGGGTCTCCGCGGCGGCGGCGCCGAGGACGGTCAGGAGGGAGAGGAGGATCCGTCGCATCATGCCGCCTCAGAAGGGCCAGATGTAGGCCAGGAGCCGGCTGATGTAGCCCGGCTTGAGGGTCTCGTCCACCACGCCCTGGCCGCCGTAGCCCACCCGCAGCTCGGCCACCTGGGCCGAGGCGATGGTGTTGGTGGCGTCGAGCCGGGCCGGGTCCAGCATACCGGCCACGTAGAGCCGCTGCTTCTCGTTGTTGAGGTGGATGTCCCGGTAGCCCTCGAAGATCAGGTTGCCGTTGCCCAGGACCTTCACGACCCGGGCGGTGATGGTCGTCGTGAAGACGGCGCTGCGGTCGGTGACCCCGTTGCCCGCGAACTTGTTGGTGTTGGAGGTGGTGTACCCGCTGGTGGCGGCGGCGCCGCTGCCCACGCCCGCATTGGCGAGGCGGCTGAAGAGGCTGGGGGCGTTCAGGTTGTTCGAGCCGGACCGGGCGGTGGTCACGTCGGCCTTGGAGGTGGCGGTGGTGGTCTCCGCGATCCGGATGGTGACGAGGTCGTTCAGGTTGTGGGCCCGCAGGTCGGCGAAGGTGGCCCGGTCCTGCCAGAGGGATCCGTCGGAGAGGGCTCCCCGCGCCGGGGCGTCCTCGGGATAGGGGATGCGGGGCTGGCGGGTGAGGTTGGGATCGTGGGTCTTGGGGAGCGAGCACCCCAGGACCAGCAATC
Encoded here:
- a CDS encoding flagellar basal body L-ring protein FlgH; its protein translation is MRYLLPILSGLLVLGCSLPKTHDPNLTRQPRIPYPEDAPARGALSDGSLWQDRATFADLRAHNLNDLVTIRIAETTTATSKADVTTARSGSNNLNAPSLFSRLANAGVGSGAAATSGYTTSNTNKFAGNGVTDRSAVFTTTITARVVKVLGNGNLIFEGYRDIHLNNEKQRLYVAGMLDPARLDATNTIASAQVAELRVGYGGQGVVDETLKPGYISRLLAYIWPF
- a CDS encoding flagellar basal body P-ring protein FlgI gives rise to the protein MMRRILLSLLTVLGAAAAETRYELPLREVANLQGVRGNMLLGYGLVVGLKGTGDTNQSKFTIQTLANLMARQGISIATTGLNVKNVASVMVTAELPAFARPGQRVDVTVSSNGDAQSLAGGTLLMTPLQGPDGQVYVVGQGPVLVGGFSVATAGASNTKNHPTAGRIPEGGLVEREVGGNFNDRKVLRYSLQEEDFTTAVRVVKAINQELPAASARALDARTVEVPIPPEFQGRTVELVARLENLPIALQTKARVVVNEKTGTVIMGSDVRIGAVSIVQAGLSISVSTVQKVSQPAPLSKGKTVTTATGDVKAEEEKTKSFTLEPGTTVGRLAEMLNNVGVTPRDLVAILQAMKDAGALNAELRVL
- the flgM gene encoding flagellar biosynthesis anti-sigma factor FlgM, whose translation is MSAGSSAPSQPASTAPAGPVSDALSVSSGAHFVAVARARITGIPDVRLDRVEALRASLDAEDYHPDPDAVADGLLKEYTPLPLGS
- the flgK gene encoding flagellar hook-associated protein FlgK is translated as MPGLTAGLNIGLSGLTSAQAALDIIGHNIANVNTTGYSRQTAVVSSNGSVNEGNLFFGMGSSLANVQAVRDQLLNLQITNSTSRQAGAQTRNQALETAASIFTDDGTSGISYQLNQFFTALQKLSAQPEDTSVRTNLVGAAKSLIETMQVKYQALQAAQQNADAQVPTLVNQVNTLTKQIAALNQKLAGETNSLNDNDAMDQRQALADQLAQLVGVQTYIDSKNQMTVTLDGGAAPLVAGLTSFDLHAVKGATSPYYTQVTTSAIQTGTPPSDKNVTSGILNGQLGAQLDLRDNLLSGYEQQLDELAAGLAYNVNTLHSTGYSLDGTQHGLDFFVGTAGTTNHLPSNVQVPPSANPADDYRGTVLSLSVNAAIAADPDLIAAGGAAAAGDNSIAKQLVDLQTKTSVIDATGAGPGAATTGPFSTFMSGLVNRIGTDANQWDTTATNQENITTALTNQRSSIAGVDLDTEAANLIMYQRGYQASARFLTVISQLTDQMINQLGR